The following are encoded together in the Panicum virgatum strain AP13 chromosome 6K, P.virgatum_v5, whole genome shotgun sequence genome:
- the LOC120713830 gene encoding putative low molecular weight protein-tyrosine-phosphatase slr0328 — protein MAGAVAPALAAAASSSTAAASSLAPNPTTRRDPLTSIAARAPFVPLITATRRLGHGCRGAPPVVASPHQARNPRLRFEAAAAEGMAAEASAAGAAEAKPFAVLFVCLGNICRSPAAEAVFRNIVSKRGLDSKFQIDSAGTIGYHEGNKADSRMRSASKKRGIEVTSISRPIKPSDFRDFDLILAMDRQNYEDILNAFERWRHKEPLPDGAPNKVKLMCSYCKRHTESEVPDPYYGGPQGFEKVLDLLEDACESLLDSIMADNANISA, from the exons ATGGCTGGAGCCGTCGCGCccgcgctcgcggcggcggccagcagctccaccgccgcggcctcctcgctGGCTCCGAACCCGACAACGAGACGAGACCCGCTAACTAGCATTGCGGCTCGGGCTCCATTTGTCCCACTTATTACAGCCACCCGTCGTCTCGGTCACGGCTGCCGCGGCGCACCTCCTGTAGTCGCCAGTCCCCACCAGGCGCGGAACCCTCGCCTCCGAttcgaggcagcggcggcggaggggatggctgcggaggcgagcgcggcgggcgcggctgaGGCGAAGCCCTTTGCCGTCCTCTTCGTGTGCCTCG GGAACATTTGCCGGAGTCCTGCAGCTGAGGCTGTTTTCCGGAATATCGTAAGCAAGCGTGGGCTTGACTCCAAGTTTCAAATTGACTCTGCTGGTACCATAGGATACCATGAG GGTAACAAGGCAGACTCAAGGATGAGATCAGCTTCAAAGAAGCGGGGGATTGAGGTGACCTCAATATCCAGACCTATCAAACCCTCAGATTTCCGTGACTTCGATCTTATCCTTGCAATGGACAGGCAGAACTATG AAGATATATTGAACGCATTTGAGAGATGGAGACACAAGGAGCCCCTCCCTGATGGTGCACCCAACAAG GTTAAGCTGATGTGCTCTTACTGCAAACGACATACCGAGTCTGAAGTCCCAGATCCTTATTATGGAGGCCCTCAGGGATTCGAAAAG GTCTTGGATTTATTGGAAGATGCATGCGAGTCACTGCTTGATAGCATCATGGCAGACAATGCAAACATTTCCGCATGA
- the LOC120713592 gene encoding uncharacterized protein LOC120713592 yields the protein MRELSCFGDGSVCVAAASVSGRGALDRSLQAATTSVYRAVLSSGKEMLVRVTWTRTGTAAGAAGVAVAFDDGGSASSPAGSRRQVLLQKKRGSRTLVTGAGTAVGVHWDTAEARYPAGPSASPEPDERDYGLAVVADAELALLLGAGAAARELSRRLSLGAAVPRSAAALVSRREQLRGAAAAHVTRCRFRDGGDEHEVAVHACRGGDGLLRVSIDGEKVAEVRRVGWGFRGNRAAVLADGEVVDVMWDVHDWWFGGRGGAGAGAQFMVKARAEKEGRLWMADATAARGQSPGGFFLHVQCYRR from the coding sequence ATGAGGGAGCTGTCCTGCTTCGGCGACGGCTCCGTCTGCgtcgcggcggcctccgtctcggGCCGCGGCGCGCTCGACCGCTCGCTGCAGGCGGCGACCACGAGCGTGTACAGGGCCGTCCTGTCCTCGGGCAAGGAGATGCTCGTCCGGGTCACGTGGACCCGCACCGGCACCGCCGCGGGAGCggccggcgtcgccgtcgcatTCGACGACGGCGGCtcggcgtcgtcgccggcggggagccGCCGCCAGGTGCTGCTGCAGAAGAAGCGGGGGAGCCGGACGCTGGTCACCGGCGCCGGCACGGCCGTCGGCGTGCACTGGGACACCGCGGAGGCCAGGTACCCCGCGGGCCCGTCCGCGTCCCCGGAGCCCGACGAGCGCGACTACGGCCTCGCCGTCGTGGCCGACGCCGAGCTcgcgctcctcctcggcgcgggcgccgcggcgcgcgagcTCTCCCGCCGCCTcagcctcggcgccgccgtcccgcgcaGCGCCGCGGCCCTCGTCAGCCGGCGCGAGCAgctgcggggcgcggcggcggcgcacgtcaCGCGTTGCCGGTTCCGGGACGGCGGGGACGAGCACGAGGTGGCCGTGCACGCGTGCAGGGGCGGCGATGGGTTGCTGCGGGTGAGCATCGACGGGGAGAAGGTGGCGGAGGTGCGGCGGGTGGGGTGGGGCTTCCGGGGCAaccgcgccgccgtgctggcCGACGGCGAGGTGGTCGACGTCATGTGGGACGTGCACGACTGGTGGTTCggtggccggggcggcgccggcgcgggggcgCAGTTCATGGTCAAGGCAAGGGCGGAGAAGGAGGGCAGGCTGTGGATGGCCGACgcaacggcggcgaggggccagTCGCCCGGTGGATTCTTCTTGCACGTGCAGTGCTACCGCCGGTGA
- the LOC120713831 gene encoding peptidyl-prolyl cis-trans isomerase CYP71-like — MASESETTAVSTITSATVDDGGAHESKRELGSGAATSPGVGQEEDEEMIGPGPAPAKQRKKRPLQFEQAFLDALPSAAMYEKSYMHRDVVTHVAVSPADFFITGSADGHLKFWKKKPVGIEFAKHFRSHLSPIEGLAVSVDGLLCCTISSDRSVKIYDVVNYDMMFMMRLPFVPGAIEWVHREGDVKPKLAVSDRNTPFVHIYDTHSGSNDPIISKEIHAGPVKVMRYNHVHDVVISADARGLLEYWSPSTLNFPDQEVRFRLKTDTNLFEIVKCKTSVSAIEVSNDGSQFAVTSPDRRIRVFWFKTGKLRRVYDESLEVAQDLQRSDVPLYHLEAIDFGRRMAVEKEIEKTENVPQPNAVFDESCNFLIYATLLGIKIVNLHTNKVSRILGKVENNERFLKIALYQGDKGNKKVRKIPSVAANVNDSKEPLSDPTLLCCAFKKHRIYLFSRREPEEPEDATKGRDVFNEKPPPEELLSVSDLGKTATTSLPDNLVLHTSMGDIHLRLYPEECPKTVENFTTHCRNGYYDNLIFHRVIKGFMIQTGDPLGDGTGGQSIWGSEFEDEFHKSLRHDRPFTLSMANAGSNTNGSQFFITTVATPWLDNKHTVFGRVVKGMDVVQQIEKVKTDKNDKPYQDVKILNVTVPKT; from the exons ATGGCGTCGGAGAGCGAGACGACGGCGGTCTCCACCATAACAAGCGCGACGGTCGACGATGGTGGCGCGCACGAGAGCAAGCGGGAGCTCGGCAGTGGCGCGGCCACCAGCCCCGGCGTGGggcaggaggaggacgaggagatgATAGGGCCGggcccggcgccggcgaagcAGCGGAAGAAGCGCCCGCTCCAGTTCGAGCAGGCCTTCCTCGACgccctcccctccgccgccat GTACGAGAAGAGCTATATGCATCGGGACGTCGTCACCCACGTCGCCGTCTCTCCGGCCGACTTCTTCATCACTGGGAGCGCAGATG gGCACCTCAAGTTTTGGAAGAAGAAACCTGTTGGGATTGAATTTGCTAAACATTTTAGGTCTCATCTCAGTCCCATCGAAGGCCTAGCT GTGAGCGTTGATGGATTGCTTTGCTGCACGATATCCAGCGACCGTTCTGTGAAGATATATGATGTTGTAAACTATGACATGATGTTCATGATGCGTCTCCCATTTGTTCCTGGGGCTATTGAGTGGGTTCATCGAGAGGGGGATGTCAAACCAAAACTTGCTGTTAGTGACCGAAATACACCTTTTGTTCACATATATGATACTCATTCTGGTTCAAACGATCCAATCATCTCCAAAGAG ATTCATGCTGGTCCTGTTAAAGTAATGAGATATAACCATGTGCATGATGTTGTGATATCTGCTGATGCCAGAGGACTGTTGGAATACTGGTCTCCATCTACCCTCAACTTTCCAGATCAAGA AGTGAGGTTTCGTCTGAAAACAGatacaaatttatttgaaattgTAAAATGCAAGACTAGTGTGTCTGCTATCGAG GTGAGCAATGATGGCAGTCAATTTGCTGTCACATCCCCTGATCGCAGGATACGGGTATTTTGGTTTAAAACTGGAAAACTAAGACGTGTATATGATGAATCTCTAGAG GTGGCACAAGATCTTCAAAGAAGTGATGTTCCATTGTATCACCTTGAGGCTATTGATTTCGGGCGCCGAATGGCTGTGGAGAAGGAAATAGAGAAAACAGAAAATGTTCCACAACCTAATGCCGTCTTTGATGAGAGCTGCAACTTTCTTATTTATGCTACTCTTTTGGGCATAAAG ATTGTAAATTTGCACACAAATAAGGTTTCACGCATTCTGGGGAAGGTAGAGAACAATGAGAGGTTTCTGAAAATCGCTCTATACCAAGGCGACAAAGGCAATAAGAAGGTTAGAAAAATTCCTTCAGTAGCTGCCAATGTCAATGATAGCAAGGAACCCTTATCAGACCCAACACTGCTATGCTGCGCTTTCAAGAAGCATCGAATATATCTCTTTAG TCGTAGGGAACCTGAGGAACCTGAAGATGCAACCAAGGGTAGAGATGTGTTCAATGAAAAACCGCCACCAGAAGAGCTTTTGTCTGTATCAGATTTAGGAAAAACTGCTACGACATCATTGCCCGATAATTTG GTGCTGCATACTTCTATGGGTGACATTCACTTGCGACTATATCCAGAAGAGTGTCCAAAAACTGTGGAGAACTTCACTACCCATTGCCGGAACGGTTATTATGACAATCTTATATTTCATCGTGTAATTAAAGGATTCATGATTCAGACTGGGGATCCTTTGGGGGATGGCACTGGTGGGCAATCCATCTGGGGCAGTGAATTCGAAGATGAATTTCACAAAAG CTTGAGACATGACAGGCCTTTTACTCTTTCCATGGCCAATGCGGGATCTAATACCAATGGTTCTCAATTCTTTATCACCACTGTGGCCACACCATGGCTAGATAACAAGCACACAGTGTTTGGTAGAGTTGTGAAAGGGATGGATGTTGTCCAG CAAATTGAGAAGGTCAAGACTGACAAGAATGACAAACCATATCAAGATGTAAAGATCTTAAATGTTACAGTTCCCAAGACATAA